In the Lascolabacillus massiliensis genome, one interval contains:
- the nadC gene encoding carboxylating nicotinate-nucleotide diphosphorylase, producing the protein MEVENLINSLLELAFAEDIGDGDHTTLCSIPASEVGSSKLLIKEEGILAGVDVAKDVFHKFDPELKVEVFIEDGAHVKPGDVAFVVTGKVQSLLQTERLVLNLMQRMSGIATITNKYVKLLEGTKTKVLDTRKTTPGLRMLEKQAVKIGGGENHRIGLFDMILLKDNHVDFAGGIKNAITRAKQYLKEKNKDLKIEIEVRNFEELNEALNVGGVDRIMLDNFTVKDTRKAVEIVNGRVELESSGGITFETIRDYAVTGVDYVSVGALTHSVKSLDMSLKAV; encoded by the coding sequence ATGGAAGTAGAAAATTTAATTAATAGCTTATTGGAACTGGCTTTTGCTGAAGATATCGGTGATGGTGATCATACAACATTATGCAGCATACCCGCGTCGGAAGTTGGCAGTTCAAAGTTGTTAATAAAAGAAGAAGGTATTCTTGCAGGGGTAGATGTAGCAAAAGATGTCTTTCATAAATTTGACCCCGAATTAAAAGTTGAGGTTTTTATAGAGGATGGGGCTCATGTTAAGCCTGGTGATGTAGCTTTTGTTGTAACAGGTAAAGTGCAGTCGCTGCTGCAAACTGAGAGATTGGTCTTGAACCTAATGCAAAGAATGAGTGGGATTGCCACAATTACTAATAAATATGTGAAATTGCTGGAAGGGACTAAAACAAAAGTACTTGACACAAGAAAAACCACCCCCGGTTTGAGGATGCTGGAAAAGCAGGCAGTGAAAATTGGAGGAGGAGAAAACCACAGGATTGGTCTCTTCGACATGATCCTTTTAAAAGATAATCATGTTGATTTCGCCGGAGGCATAAAGAATGCAATTACCAGAGCGAAACAATATCTCAAAGAAAAGAACAAAGATCTAAAAATTGAGATAGAGGTAAGAAATTTTGAAGAACTCAACGAAGCTCTGAATGTTGGAGGTGTCGACAGGATAATGTTGGATAATTTTACAGTTAAAGATACTCGTAAGGCTGTAGAAATTGTTAATGGAAGAGTAGAGCTTGAATCGTCAGGAGGAATTACATTTGAAACTATTAGGGACTATGCTGTTACAGGTGTTGATTATGTCTCCGTAGGAGCTTTAACACATTCTGTCAAAAGTTTGGACATGAGTCTTAAAGCCGTATAA
- a CDS encoding deoxycytidylate deaminase, whose product MESENKQELLDKRYMRMAYIWSENSYCKRRKVGALLVKDKMIISDGYNGTPSGFENICEDEDNKTKPYVLHAEANAITKVACSNNSSKDATLYVTSSPCIECAKLIIQAGINRVVYADAYRLSDGVDLLRRAGIELVNVELNG is encoded by the coding sequence ATAGAAAGCGAAAATAAACAGGAACTGCTTGATAAAAGATATATGCGAATGGCCTATATCTGGTCTGAAAATTCATACTGTAAACGTAGAAAAGTCGGAGCATTATTAGTTAAAGACAAAATGATAATCTCAGATGGTTACAATGGTACTCCATCCGGATTTGAGAACATTTGCGAAGACGAGGACAATAAAACAAAACCATATGTTTTACATGCTGAAGCTAATGCAATAACAAAAGTGGCCTGTTCTAACAATAGCAGCAAAGATGCAACTCTGTATGTTACATCTTCTCCATGTATAGAGTGTGCAAAACTGATTATCCAGGCAGGAATAAACAGAGTTGTTTATGCTGATGCATACAGGTTAAGTGATGGAGTCGATCTATTGAGAAGAGCAGGTATCGAACTCGTAAATGTAGAGCTGAACGGATAA
- a CDS encoding S41 family peptidase, translated as MGTERRKGIWLPLWISIGIAIGLFIGSKFSIFNTPGNLVGSGKLDAVLNYIHESYVDTVNTYQLVEDALPNIIQELDPHSEYISAADMKRVNESLEGHFSGIGVSFYVLRDTIVVTSIVPGGPSEAAGIMPWDRIVAVDDSVVAGKKIRNEQVLKVLRGERGTEVKLGIKRAGNDFIENITVTRGEIPVKSVNAAFMLSDEIGYIKLGVNFGFNTFSEFISAISKLKSMGANSFIIDLRGNAGGSLEVVVAMVNEFLQKGDLIVYTEGRNFPRTDNYANGSGTCKNDDVVVLIDELSASASEIFAGAIQDHDRGLVIGRRSFGKGLVQSQRNFPDGSAVRLTVARYYTASGRSIQRTYEKGRYDEYEMDAINRYIQGDYVNIDTLNNLIPYETLGGRTVYGGDGIMPDIFIPRDTTGYNSYYNSVVNRRLDEEYAMVYSDMNRERLSTFSTWQELYRYLRQQPLLLNLVSYADNNGIRRRPYYIQESGELFETNLYAYIIRNFFGEEAFWAAYYREDPLLNKGIELIETGMTKKVNILNEQFK; from the coding sequence ATGGGTACAGAAAGAAGAAAAGGAATATGGTTGCCTCTATGGATTTCAATTGGAATAGCAATTGGTCTGTTTATAGGGAGTAAGTTCAGCATCTTCAATACTCCCGGAAATCTTGTTGGTTCCGGTAAGTTAGATGCTGTATTAAACTATATACATGAATCTTATGTGGATACAGTGAACACTTATCAACTTGTTGAGGATGCCTTGCCTAATATTATTCAGGAACTAGACCCACACTCTGAATATATCTCGGCAGCAGATATGAAAAGGGTAAATGAGTCTTTGGAAGGTCATTTTTCTGGTATTGGTGTTAGCTTTTATGTACTTAGAGATACTATAGTTGTAACCAGTATTGTACCCGGTGGTCCTTCTGAAGCAGCCGGAATAATGCCCTGGGACAGGATTGTTGCAGTTGATGATTCTGTTGTTGCAGGTAAGAAAATTCGTAATGAGCAGGTTCTGAAAGTATTGCGCGGGGAAAGAGGGACAGAAGTGAAGCTGGGTATAAAGAGAGCCGGGAATGATTTTATAGAAAATATAACTGTAACCCGTGGCGAGATACCTGTTAAGAGTGTTAATGCTGCATTTATGCTGTCTGATGAAATAGGTTATATAAAACTTGGTGTTAATTTCGGGTTTAACACATTTAGTGAATTTATATCTGCAATATCCAAGTTGAAAAGTATGGGCGCCAATTCGTTTATAATTGACCTCAGAGGTAATGCTGGGGGGTCACTTGAAGTTGTTGTGGCAATGGTGAACGAGTTTTTGCAGAAAGGTGATCTCATTGTATATACAGAAGGTAGAAATTTTCCGCGTACAGACAACTATGCAAATGGTTCGGGCACATGCAAAAATGATGATGTTGTAGTATTAATCGATGAATTGAGTGCTTCAGCGAGTGAAATATTTGCAGGAGCAATTCAGGATCATGACAGGGGATTGGTGATTGGAAGACGTTCGTTTGGAAAAGGACTTGTACAAAGTCAGAGAAATTTTCCTGACGGATCAGCTGTCAGACTAACTGTAGCGAGATATTATACAGCATCGGGAAGATCGATTCAAAGGACATATGAAAAGGGAAGATATGATGAGTATGAGATGGATGCCATAAACCGTTATATTCAAGGAGACTATGTGAATATTGACACTTTGAATAATCTTATCCCTTACGAAACTTTAGGTGGAAGAACCGTTTACGGTGGTGATGGAATTATGCCTGATATATTTATTCCAAGGGATACTACAGGTTACAATTCATACTATAATAGTGTTGTAAACAGGCGTTTAGATGAAGAGTATGCTATGGTCTATTCTGATATGAACAGAGAAAGGCTTAGCACTTTCAGTACATGGCAGGAGCTATACAGATATCTTAGACAGCAACCACTTTTATTAAACCTGGTTAGTTACGCTGATAATAATGGTATCAGACGCAGACCCTACTATATTCAGGAGTCGGGTGAATTATTTGAGACTAATTTATATGCATATATAATTAGAAACTTTTTTGGCGAAGAGGCTTTCTGGGCTGCTTATTACAGGGAAGATCCGCTTTTAAACAAAGGTATTGAACTTATTGAAACCGGTATGACTAAAAAGGTAAATATTTTAAATGAGCAGTTTAAATAA